Proteins encoded together in one Nostoc sp. PCC 7524 window:
- a CDS encoding LysM peptidoglycan-binding domain-containing protein yields the protein MSTQPLNSSVFRSIQIMPGDSLSSIANEILGDASYWREIASTNNIDIFTAIEIGQNITIPSKEVLERRARDAAAKRILNVNQDLQNRIKEIINSREAKVINRLMGFGDENRQNLLQSLDLSPLAKGLLAPTRNEELLDSIKNSQFDDNSSFDQQYEFRLVEWVL from the coding sequence ATGAGTACCCAACCTTTAAATTCCTCCGTATTTAGGTCTATTCAGATAATGCCCGGAGATTCCCTATCTAGCATTGCTAATGAGATATTAGGAGATGCTTCTTATTGGAGAGAAATAGCCAGTACCAATAATATTGACATATTCACAGCTATTGAGATAGGGCAGAACATAACTATACCCTCTAAGGAAGTATTAGAAAGAAGAGCTAGAGATGCTGCTGCTAAAAGAATTCTTAATGTCAACCAAGACCTTCAGAATAGGATTAAGGAAATAATAAATTCTAGGGAAGCTAAAGTAATTAATAGATTAATGGGATTTGGAGATGAGAATAGGCAGAATTTACTGCAATCTTTAGATTTATCTCCTCTAGCTAAAGGATTATTAGCTCCTACTAGAAATGAAGAATTATTAGACAGTATTAAGAATAGTCAGTTTGATGACAATAGTAGCTTTGATCAGCAATATGAATTCAGATTAGTGGAGTGGGTATTATGA
- a CDS encoding septal ring lytic transglycosylase RlpA family protein, which yields MNNINPSQQLIAPYVRVTIGPLQNTNGDSFTIGDSKLINCSVTLGEGEVQSSYRFTVRDKDRTLLDKYFGYIEKAGGLTPIEPTNNPPREEITSPTLTPPEPDQTSREIGLPVFNNVQATTYGYGEPTQGGQIGAYGDRINWDGMYAAMYDRKYKYARMKVTNLANDKQIIVKIVDRGPFAVVNGRAARPLREHPTRKIDLVPGAWKALTDNASPGVINVNIEWLEAETTTASSSNKNKSLQEVNQKAAQASKGASINNNKILDWPLPAIAATKSIILTPGHIADGSNSSGTNGTHNSSVTYKGETRTLEFVANDITVEVFRIELQKAGYNVINAPTPPTERSDAARRAYLDQVKELKERNNAYALEIHFDSPNGRPGIIAGAKYEPSGKYLSIMDVALAKEFGAFPFNHRDSLSAPSRGITILEVSPLNSTLTNITLNAVNSGNYQPLRDVLLPFAQRAVKALNTVAPGANTASNGTKKS from the coding sequence ATGAATAATATAAACCCATCACAACAATTAATAGCTCCTTACGTTAGGGTAACTATAGGCCCACTACAAAATACTAATGGTGATTCCTTCACTATCGGTGATAGTAAATTAATTAATTGTTCAGTTACTTTAGGTGAGGGAGAAGTTCAATCTAGCTATAGATTCACTGTAAGGGATAAAGATAGAACTTTATTAGACAAATACTTTGGTTATATTGAGAAAGCAGGGGGATTAACTCCTATAGAACCTACCAATAACCCCCCAAGAGAAGAGATTACTTCCCCTACTCTCACTCCTCCTGAACCAGACCAGACAAGTAGAGAAATAGGACTACCTGTATTTAATAATGTTCAAGCTACTACCTACGGGTATGGAGAACCAACTCAAGGAGGACAAATAGGAGCTTATGGAGACAGAATTAATTGGGATGGTATGTATGCGGCTATGTATGACCGCAAATATAAATATGCCAGGATGAAGGTTACTAACTTAGCTAATGATAAGCAAATAATAGTAAAGATAGTAGATAGAGGGCCTTTTGCGGTTGTTAATGGTAGAGCAGCTAGACCCCTGAGAGAACACCCTACTAGAAAGATTGATTTAGTCCCCGGAGCTTGGAAAGCTTTAACTGATAATGCCTCACCTGGAGTTATCAATGTAAATATCGAATGGCTAGAGGCTGAGACTACTACTGCTAGCTCATCAAATAAGAATAAATCTCTTCAAGAGGTAAATCAAAAAGCCGCTCAGGCCTCTAAAGGAGCTTCAATCAATAATAATAAAATACTTGATTGGCCCCTTCCTGCTATAGCTGCCACTAAATCTATTATCCTCACTCCTGGTCATATTGCTGATGGCAGTAATAGCTCTGGGACTAATGGTACTCATAATTCCTCAGTTACTTATAAAGGGGAGACCCGGACTCTAGAATTTGTAGCTAATGATATCACAGTAGAAGTATTTAGAATTGAATTACAGAAAGCTGGTTATAACGTTATAAATGCTCCTACTCCCCCTACTGAAAGAAGTGATGCTGCCCGTAGAGCTTATTTAGATCAAGTCAAAGAGTTAAAAGAGAGGAATAATGCTTACGCTCTAGAAATACACTTTGATAGCCCTAATGGAAGACCAGGGATTATTGCTGGAGCTAAATATGAACCTAGTGGTAAATATCTCAGCATAATGGATGTAGCCCTAGCTAAAGAGTTTGGAGCATTCCCTTTCAACCATAGAGATAGCTTAAGTGCGCCCAGTAGAGGAATCACTATATTAGAAGTATCTCCTCTAAATAGCACATTAACCAACATAACCCTTAATGCTGTTAATAGCGGTAACTACCAACCCCTTAGAGATGTTCTACTCCCTTTTGCTCAGAGGGCAGTAAAAGCACTCAACACGGTAGCACCTGGAGCTAATACTGCCTCGAATGGCACTAAGAAAAGCTAG